The genome window CCCTGGCCGACGGCCTGATAGATCGTCTCGACGTCGAGCCCGAGCAGCGTGCCGATGCCGGCGGCCGCCGACGGGCCGAGGTGGGCGACGTGATCGATCTTGTGCTTGTGCAGGCAGATCGCGCGCACGAGGTCCATCTGGATCTCGTAGCCGGTCGCGATGCCGCGCAGCAGCGCGCGGCCGTCGGCCTGCACATGCTGGGCCACGGCGAGGATCGGCGGGATGTTGTCGCCCGGGTGCGAGTACTCCGCCGCGAGGAACGTGTCGTGGTAGTCGAGCTCGCGCACGGCGACGCCGTTGGCCCACGCCGCCCACTCAGGGCTCGTGCGGTGGTCGAGCGCCGCACCGAAGACCGTGGCGCCGATGCCACCGGTCGAGACGGGGTGGCTGAACGCCTGGGCGCGGGCCGCGTTGATGGGGCCGCGAGTGAGGGATGCCGCGGCGACCGACGCGTTGTCGATGATGCGGTTGATGATCATGTCGACGACGTCCTGCTCGACCTCGACCGGATCGGCGGCGACCTCGGCGATCTTCCAGGCGAGCTGGTCTTCGCGGGCGAGGTTCTCGTCGCTGCGGTGGACGCGGACATGGTGGGTGACGGTCATTTCACACCTTCGGGGTTGGCTGTCAGGGAGTCGAGGATGCCGGTGAGCGCGTTGTGCAGGTGCACGTGCGTGGCGTGAGCGGCGAGGTCGCCGTCTCGGGCGCCGAGCGCTGCGGCGATCGTGCGGTGCTCGGACGCGGATGCCGCGAGGCGGTCGGGCTTGTCGCGGGCCATGCGGCGCACCCGCACGAGGTGGGTGCGCACGGTGCGCAGCGCCGAGGCGATGTAGTCGTTGTCGACGGCCTGGTCGAGAGCGGCATCGAAGCGGGCGATGAGCGCGTAGTACGCGTCGCGGCCTTCGACGGCGGCGAGATCGACGTGCGCGAACTCGTCGGCGAGGGCGGCGAACAGCGAAGCGTCCCCTCGATGGGCGGCGAGTCTGGCGGAGGTCTCCTCGAGCGCGCGGCGGATCTCGAACAGGGCGCGGATGTCGTCGGCATCCAGGTCAGCGACCACCGTGACTCGAGGCGACTGCTGCACGACCAGGCCGTCGGCCGCGAGGCGGCGCAGGGCCTCGCGCATCGGGGTGCGGCTGATGCCGAGGCGAGCGGCCTGCTCGACCTCGCCGAGCACGAACCCGGCGGGGAGGGCGCCCGACTGGATCTCCTCCAGCAGTGCCGCGTGGGCTCGGTCGCTCGCGGTGGTGCGATCGGCGACAGAGCTCATGCCCTCAGTGTATACACAAATGCGATAAACGGTGTCTGAGATTCATCGATAGCCGCCTCACGTATACATAGTTCTACCGCTGCGGAACCCCCACCGCATCCGGAACCGGTTCGACGAACTCCGCAGGGCGCGGCTCGCCGAGCTTCACGATCACCACTCCGACGAGCACGAGCGCGCCACCGAGAGCCTGCAGCAGGTCGGGCAGCTGTCCGAGCAGCAGCCAGCCGAACAGCAGTGCGGCGACGACTTCGGAGAGTGCGACGAAGGATGCGAGACGCGAGCCCAGCATCCGGGTCGAGGCGATGCCGAGCACGTAGGCGAGGGCGGTGGCGATCAGGCCGATCGCGAGCACCGGCACGAACCACGGCACGGTGCCGAAGCGGTAGGTGATGTCATCGGTCGTCCAGGCGATGGGCAGGATGCCGACGAGTCCGGCGATCGTCAAGGCGACCGCGCCGAGCAGCAGCCCACCTCCGGCGAGCGCGATCGGCGGCAGCCCGGTGTCAGCTTTGGCCGAGAGCAGGAAGTAGGTCGCCGCCCCCACCATCGCGGCGAGCGCCCAGAGGATGCCGGCGATGTTGACCTCGGCCCCGGTGATGATGTCGAGCATCAGCACGAGGCCGACGAAGGCGAGGGCGGCACCGATCACGCTGCGACGACTCGGCCGTTCACCCCGGCGCAGCCACAACCACAGGATGACGGCGATCGGCGCGGTGTACTCGATGAGCAGTGCGAGGCCGACGTCCATCACGGCGACGGCCTGGAAGTAGCAGAGCTGGGTGGCGGTGACGGCGAGCAGGCCGTAGGCGGCGACCATGCCCGCGTTCTTCCTGAGCACACCCCAGCGCCCGCGCAGCGACAGGATCGTCGGCACGAGCAGCACGAGGGCGGCGACCCAGACCCGCGCGGTCACGGCTGCTCCCGGCGTCCATCCCGCATCGATGAGGCCCCGGGCCCAGGCGCCCGACATCCCGAACGCGAAAGCCGCGCCGATCGCCAGCGGCAGACCGAAGCGCACGCCCGTCAGCGCGGTGTCATTTGCAACGGTGCTCATGACAGGTGACGCTACTCGCGCAGGATGTAAGGTGTCAACATGAACTTCACCGATGACACGGAAGAGACCCTCCGTGCAGCCGTCTGGCTGGTGAACTCTGCGGAAGACCCCGACACCCTCGAGACGCTCGCCGACTACGACGCGTTCCTCACGAACTTCCCCTATTCGGGCCGGCTCGACCGCGACGAGGCTGAGCTCGACGCGCTGCGAACCCTGCGTCCGCGGCTGCGCACAATGCTGCTCGCGCCCCGAGACGAGATGGCCGAGCACGTCAACGCCGCACTCGCGGAAGCGCATCTCGCTCCGAGGCTGGTGCGCCACGACGGCGTCGACTGGCACCTGCACGCCGTCGCGGACGAGCGCCCCCTGCCCGAGCGCGTGCTCATCGAGACCGCCATGGCGTTGATCGACGTCATCCGCGCCGACGAGGGGTCGCGCATCTCCATCTGCGCCGACGACACCTGCGAGGCACTCGCCCTCGACCTCTCGCGCAACCGCTCCAAGCGCTTCTGCTCGACGACCTGCACGAACCGCAACGCCGTGGCCGCCTATCGCGCACGGCGCGCGAGCGCCTGAGCCTCCGCATCCGGATTCGGTAGCGTCGTGTCGTCATGACCTTCCCCTCCCCCTACGACATCTGGTTCGCCGACGCCGAGTTCGACGCGAGCTACGGCCACACGCTGAGCACGCTCCGTGCGATCGCTCCGGTCGCCGCACCCGACGGGTTCGGCGAGCGGTGGCAGGGCTGGCGACAGCAGGCGAAGACGGTGGATGCCGCACCCACCGTGCTGTCCGCCGAGACCGCGCACGGCCGACGGGTCTCGGTCATCGAGCATGCGGGAGTCGACGGCACCCGCCTGCGCGCCTGGCTCGTCGAACCCCTCGCCGCCCCGGCGCGCGTCGGTGTCGTGCACAGCCACGGCTACGGCGGACGGGATGCGGTCGACCTCGCACGCATACCCGACGATGCGGCCGCGATCTTCCCGGTCGCCCGCGGGCTGCCCACGCTGAACACGGGCGTCGGCGCCCCCGCACCCCAGGCCGAGCATGTGCTGGCCGGGATCGAGAGCCCGGACTCGTACGTGCTCGGCCTCTGCGCCCGAGACCTCTGGCTCGCGGCGGATGCTCTCACCACCCTTGTCGGCCCCCTGCCCCTCTACTACGTCGGCGAGAGCTTCGGCGGCGGCATCGGCGCCCTCGCCCTGCCATGGGACGACCGCTACGTCGGGGCGACCCTCATCGTGCCGAGCTTCGGACAGTACGACGAGCGCCTCGCCGTGCACTGCGTCGGCAGCGGCGAGACCGTGCGCGACCACGTCGCCGCGCATCCGGAGGCCCGTGAAGTGCTGCGCCTGTTCGACGCCTCGACGGCCCTCGGCTTCGCCCGCATCCCGGTGCGCGTCGAGGCGGCGCTGTGGGACCCGTACGTGCCGCCGCCCGGACAGTTCGGCGTCGCGAACGCGGCACGGATGCTCGAGCTCGCCGTCCTCCCCGCGGGCCACGCCGAGTATCCGGGGGTCGAGGAGGTGGCGGCCGCGGCGATCCGCGACGGCAGGTCCCACCTCGCACGCGCGCTGCGCGCAGCATCCTGAGATTTGGGCATTCCCGACCATCCCTCTCCCCGTCACACCCCGTTTCGGATAGAATCTGTCGGTAGCTCCCCCTTTGCGGAGGCTGGAGAAGTGAACCCGGGATTTCCTGCTGATTGTGGGGCCCGGGTTTCGCGCATCTCGGTGACGATGCGGAGCTGATGGTCGAGTCGGCCCGCCCATAGGTCACGTCCCGTGACGCGTCCATTGACCGCCCCACAGACCGCATCCGGAAGCCAGAGCAACGGCTCGCCCGATCCTCGAACGTGCTCGACTCGCATTCTCGACCCGATCACGCGCGATGCCCGCAGCGCCTGCACCATGGCCATGTCCCGGCGGTCATCACTCTGTCCACGTGATTCGAAGACGACGCGGTCGACGACGTCGAGTCGGTCGAGTTCCCAGAAGAGCCGAGTGATGCACGCGCGGCGAGTCCGTTCGCTGCGATCTCCCGCTTCCGGATGAACGACGACCGCCCAGTGAGCGAGCGGCATCCCCGAGATGACGGAGACGGTTTCATCCTTGAGAGCACCGACGTTGTCATACCAGTGCAGCTTGATCGCACCTTTCGGCTTCAACGCGACCAATGACCGGCGAAGGTCCTGCAGATCCGCCATCTCGCCGCACTGCGGGAGCGTCGCCACCATGACGTACGGCCCGCTGTTGCCTGCCCCGAGCGGTTCGGACTCGTCGATGAAGGCGAATTGCACCGTCTCAGGGTAGAGGCGATCCGGGAGCTCCTTGCGATCGGATTCCGGCATCCCAGGCCAGCGCACACCCGCGCTCTCACCCCCGCGCATCCGAGCACTGGACGCCACTTGTCATAACAGGTACACTCAGCTTGTCATTACAGGTTGCGCAGCGCCGCAGCATCCGCACGAGGAGCACCGATGCCCCAGTTCCACACCCCTCCGATCTCGCCGATGGCGATCGCATTCGACGCCGAGAGGCTCACGCTCTCGCCCGAGGGTCCCACGCTCACGCGCCGGATGTCCGACCTCGAGGGCCTGTTCCTCGACGCGGATGCCTGGGCCGCCGCATCCGCCGGCGACGACCCCGTCGTCTACACGGTGACCAGCTCGCCCGTGCCCGAGGCCGACCGCGAGCTGCCGCAGTCGATCACGACGATCATGCCCGGCGACACCTCGGGTGAGCTCTGGATGACCAAGGGCCACCAGCACCCGAACCACCAGGGCGAGATCTACCTGGCGCTTACCGGCCGAGGCGGCCTGCTCATGTTCGACGGCGAGCGCACCGAGTGGATCGACATGCTGCCGGGCACCATCGGCTACATTCCCCCGGGCTGGGCGCACCGCTCGGTGAACACGGGCGACGAGCCCTATGCGTTCCTCGCGGTGTATCCGGGCGGCGCCGGCCACGACTACGGCTGGGTGCTCGAGCACGGCATGGGCTCCCGCGCCTACCGCTCGACCGAGGGCGTCGACCTGCGCCCCTATTCCGCGTCCCCCTCCGCGGAATAGGGTCGATCATGCTCATCGCGCACGACCTCGGGACCACGGGAGACAAGGCGTCCCTGCACCATGACGACGGCCGCCTGGTCACCTCGGTCACCGTGCCCTACCCGGCTCACTTCGCTGCCGGCGGCATCGCCGAGCAGGACCCGGCCGACTGGTGGGATGCCGTCGTCTCGGCGACCCGGCAGCTGATCGCTCGCGCCGGCATCGCGCCCGAGACCGTGGGAGGCCTCGTCGTCAGCGGCCAGATGATGGGCACCGTGCTTCTCGACGCCCACGGCGAGCCGGTGCGCCCCGCGATCATCTGGGCCGACACCCGTTCGGGTGCGCAGACCCGCGCCCTCGAAGAACGGCTCGGCGCCGCAGACGCGTATCGCGCGCTCGGCCACCGTCTGAACCCGACGTACTCGATCGAGAAGATCATGTGGGTGCGGGACACCGAGCCGGATATCTGGGCTCGGGTGCGCCACTTCTGCGTGGCCAAGGACTACATCGTCTACCGGCTCACCGGACGCCTCGCGACCGAGCGCTCCGACGCCTCGGGCACGAACGCCTACGACCAGCTGCGCGGCACGTGGTCGGTCGAGGTTCTCGCCGCCGCCGGACTCGACGCCGCGCTCTTCCCCGAGATCCTCGAATCGACGACCGTCGCCGGAACGCTCACGACCGCATCTGCGGATGCCCTGGGCCTCCCGGCATCGGTCCGCGTCGTGATGGGCGGCGGAGACGGACCGCTCGCCGCGGTGGGCTCGGGCATCGTCGCCCCCGAAGACGGCGCCTACGTGTGCCTGGGCACCTCGTCGTGGATCTCGTTCGCCAGCCTCACCCCGCTGCACGACCCGCAGATGCGCACCATGACCTTCGACAACGTCGTGCCCGGTTCGTTCGTGCCGACCGCGACCATGCAGGCCGGTGGCGCATCGGTGCAGTGGATCGCCGAAGCGCTCTCCCCCGACCCCGCTCACCCCGACACCGCACGGCTCACAGCCGAGGCCGGCGGCGCCCTCGACACCGAGGATCTCTACTTCCTCCCCTACCTGCTCGGCGAGCGCTCCCCCCTGTGGGACCCGCACGCCCGCGGAGCCTTCGTCGGCCTGGGGCGCCACCACACCCGGGCGCACCTCACCCGGGCGGTGCTCGAAGGCGTGGCGTACAACCTGCTCACCTGCATCCAGGCGTTCCGCGAATCCGGAGCCGCGATCGACCGCATCGACGCGGTCGGCGGCGGGGCGCAGAGCGACGCCTGGCTCGGCATCCTCGCCGACGTCTGGGGCGTGCCGATCCGCCGCCGCACGATCGTCGAAGAGGCCAACAGCCTCGGCGCCGCGGTCACCGGTGCGGTCGGGCTCGGGCTCGCGGACTTCTCGGCGGCCAGGGCGCTCAGCGAGGTGACGGCGGAGTTCACGCCGGATGCCGGTCGGCACGCGATCCACGCGCAGCGCCACACCCGTTTCGTCGACGCCTACGCGGCCCTCGAGCCGTGGTTCGCCGCCGGGCCGCCGGCCGACCGGGACGCCTGATGGGAGTCATCCTCGCCACGAGTCGGTCGTTCTCGGACGGCGACCTCGATCTCGTCGGGCGCGCGCAGGCCGCCGGCCACGAGGTCGTCCGCGGCCCCGCGCACCACGGGCTCACCGAGCTCGCACCGCTCCTGGCCGCGGCCGAGGGGTGGATCGCGGGAACCGGCCCCGTCACCGACGAGCACCTCGCCGCCGCGCCGAACCTCCGAATCGTCGCCCGCTACGGCGTCGGCACCGAGGCGGTGGATCTCGATGCGGCGCTGAGACGCGGCATCCCGGTGACCAACACCCCCGGCGCGAACGCGGATGCCGTCGCCGACCACGCCGTCGGCCTCATGCTCGCCGCGCTCCGCTTCATCCCCGACGGCGACCGCCGCGTCCGCACCGGCGACTGGGCCGTGCGACGAGGGCGGGAGCTCGGTGCTGCGACCGTCGGCATCGTCGGCTTCGGGCGCATCGGTCAGGGCGTCGCCCGGCGCCTGAGCGGCTTCGGCTCGAGGGTTCTTGCGACCGATCCCTTCCTCCCGGCCGACGTCATCGTCGAGAGCGGCGCCGAGCCGACCGATCTCGACGCGCTGTTCCGCTCGGCCGACCTGATCACCCTGCACGCCCCCGGTGGACAGACGCTGGTCGACGCGGCGCGGCTCGACAGCATCCGACCGGGCCTGATCCTGGTGAACACCGCGCGCCCCGACCTCGTCGACGAGGCGGCCATCGCGGACGCCCTGCGCGACGGACGTCTCGGTGCATACGCCGCCGACACCCTCGACGGCGACACCGCGGCGAGTGCGAGCCCGCTTC of Microbacterium sp. LWH13-1.2 contains these proteins:
- a CDS encoding GntR family transcriptional regulator — its product is MSSVADRTTASDRAHAALLEEIQSGALPAGFVLGEVEQAARLGISRTPMREALRRLAADGLVVQQSPRVTVVADLDADDIRALFEIRRALEETSARLAAHRGDASLFAALADEFAHVDLAAVEGRDAYYALIARFDAALDQAVDNDYIASALRTVRTHLVRVRRMARDKPDRLAASASEHRTIAAALGARDGDLAAHATHVHLHNALTGILDSLTANPEGVK
- a CDS encoding EamA family transporter; translation: MSTVANDTALTGVRFGLPLAIGAAFAFGMSGAWARGLIDAGWTPGAAVTARVWVAALVLLVPTILSLRGRWGVLRKNAGMVAAYGLLAVTATQLCYFQAVAVMDVGLALLIEYTAPIAVILWLWLRRGERPSRRSVIGAALAFVGLVLMLDIITGAEVNIAGILWALAAMVGAATYFLLSAKADTGLPPIALAGGGLLLGAVALTIAGLVGILPIAWTTDDITYRFGTVPWFVPVLAIGLIATALAYVLGIASTRMLGSRLASFVALSEVVAALLFGWLLLGQLPDLLQALGGALVLVGVVIVKLGEPRPAEFVEPVPDAVGVPQR
- a CDS encoding CGNR zinc finger domain-containing protein, whose amino-acid sequence is MNFTDDTEETLRAAVWLVNSAEDPDTLETLADYDAFLTNFPYSGRLDRDEAELDALRTLRPRLRTMLLAPRDEMAEHVNAALAEAHLAPRLVRHDGVDWHLHAVADERPLPERVLIETAMALIDVIRADEGSRISICADDTCEALALDLSRNRSKRFCSTTCTNRNAVAAYRARRASA
- a CDS encoding acetylxylan esterase, producing the protein MTFPSPYDIWFADAEFDASYGHTLSTLRAIAPVAAPDGFGERWQGWRQQAKTVDAAPTVLSAETAHGRRVSVIEHAGVDGTRLRAWLVEPLAAPARVGVVHSHGYGGRDAVDLARIPDDAAAIFPVARGLPTLNTGVGAPAPQAEHVLAGIESPDSYVLGLCARDLWLAADALTTLVGPLPLYYVGESFGGGIGALALPWDDRYVGATLIVPSFGQYDERLAVHCVGSGETVRDHVAAHPEAREVLRLFDASTALGFARIPVRVEAALWDPYVPPPGQFGVANAARMLELAVLPAGHAEYPGVEEVAAAAIRDGRSHLARALRAAS
- a CDS encoding glucose-6-phosphate isomerase family protein codes for the protein MPQFHTPPISPMAIAFDAERLTLSPEGPTLTRRMSDLEGLFLDADAWAAASAGDDPVVYTVTSSPVPEADRELPQSITTIMPGDTSGELWMTKGHQHPNHQGEIYLALTGRGGLLMFDGERTEWIDMLPGTIGYIPPGWAHRSVNTGDEPYAFLAVYPGGAGHDYGWVLEHGMGSRAYRSTEGVDLRPYSASPSAE
- the xylB gene encoding xylulokinase; amino-acid sequence: MLIAHDLGTTGDKASLHHDDGRLVTSVTVPYPAHFAAGGIAEQDPADWWDAVVSATRQLIARAGIAPETVGGLVVSGQMMGTVLLDAHGEPVRPAIIWADTRSGAQTRALEERLGAADAYRALGHRLNPTYSIEKIMWVRDTEPDIWARVRHFCVAKDYIVYRLTGRLATERSDASGTNAYDQLRGTWSVEVLAAAGLDAALFPEILESTTVAGTLTTASADALGLPASVRVVMGGGDGPLAAVGSGIVAPEDGAYVCLGTSSWISFASLTPLHDPQMRTMTFDNVVPGSFVPTATMQAGGASVQWIAEALSPDPAHPDTARLTAEAGGALDTEDLYFLPYLLGERSPLWDPHARGAFVGLGRHHTRAHLTRAVLEGVAYNLLTCIQAFRESGAAIDRIDAVGGGAQSDAWLGILADVWGVPIRRRTIVEEANSLGAAVTGAVGLGLADFSAARALSEVTAEFTPDAGRHAIHAQRHTRFVDAYAALEPWFAAGPPADRDA
- a CDS encoding NAD(P)-dependent oxidoreductase — encoded protein: MGVILATSRSFSDGDLDLVGRAQAAGHEVVRGPAHHGLTELAPLLAAAEGWIAGTGPVTDEHLAAAPNLRIVARYGVGTEAVDLDAALRRGIPVTNTPGANADAVADHAVGLMLAALRFIPDGDRRVRTGDWAVRRGRELGAATVGIVGFGRIGQGVARRLSGFGSRVLATDPFLPADVIVESGAEPTDLDALFRSADLITLHAPGGQTLVDAARLDSIRPGLILVNTARPDLVDEAAIADALRDGRLGAYAADTLDGDTAASASPLLADDLADRVTVTPHLGAQTTQAVDNMGSMSLDDVLAVLAGRSPAHPVSPRL